The following are encoded together in the Gilvimarinus sp. DA14 genome:
- a CDS encoding TonB-dependent receptor gives MYRKSNFKKKLIASAVASSALMSLGHMAQAQEQLEEVVVTGIRASLDRAMDIKRDTTGVVDAISAEDIGKMPDANLAESLQRIAGVSITRTNGEGARVTVRGIDPAMNMVTLNGRNMPAVTNDGGAGDRSSRAFDFASLAAESVSGVEIYKTSRADFSGGGLGATINLNTVRPLDVGDIKASAAVKAVHDTTINRGGDGREVTPELSGIFSWANDESTFGVALSAAYQERDNVRSNAFVNNWQLREVAADGTHGDTPEGAEITNPLSPGDMYAIPTDLRFALEDNHRERTNGQLTMQFRPVDTLTATVDYTYTEYDLEATRSQQSTWYNESAISALQFDQGAEIATPVVYSETYDVQAGKDVSFAQQDYQGTSKMESAGINLEWDVTENFSLVLDYHDSTARNSTDQTELGLNANIVTSEYSDWRTDLPVMGITFDDSREDKGNNNGVLDGGDVSSAMGAARWDRTETNIQQLKIDGDLDLGGFAFFEAFDISFGVEDRKDTNETIVNTGETPRVTMGNWGGVDPDVFGSDWATYFSPRDFGEGFPSFDDATSDPKFLDYGLDGDFNSIKRSIETAYANAQTRIRINGDDPTTVDDPSTPDEVENVESYYWVTALDADGEHWKNRDTQLTPDNFNNFPNGKVEPTNVIATDRTIVEEVQAAYVQFHGGFDLGGLESNLVLGLRYEETDLTSMAVVTAPVNQSWDGDNDWSLVYGGGLSTTVTESNSYDNFLPNIDFDITLMQDLKLRASYNVTIARPSYNNLRAVDTVDNQYLKQAGGGNPMLTPLESQNIDLSVEWYYGDSSYMSVAVFQKEVSDFIGTTVVQDEVFGLRDPRMGERFEQAIADIEERRANGELARDGNLWNPNSEAHQHDMMLINEGLDPNDESTSILANSTDPIQMWDKSIPSNFQDDTITGAELSIQHFFGESGFGVQANYTLVDSDLTVDNTSQVEQFAMLGVSDTSNLALIYDKDRFRARVTYNWRDKYLTSLAQGGNNAPGYVDEYSQIDFSLGYDITDNFTVTAEGLNVTGEDSRLYGRSERQMFSLEDLGARYALGARYTF, from the coding sequence ATGTATAGAAAATCTAACTTCAAGAAAAAACTGATCGCATCGGCGGTCGCGTCCAGCGCATTGATGAGCCTGGGGCATATGGCCCAGGCTCAGGAACAGTTGGAAGAGGTCGTGGTTACTGGTATTCGTGCATCTTTGGATCGCGCCATGGATATCAAGCGAGATACCACGGGCGTGGTGGATGCGATCTCGGCCGAAGACATAGGTAAAATGCCCGATGCCAACCTTGCAGAATCGCTGCAGCGCATCGCTGGTGTGTCTATTACCCGTACTAATGGCGAAGGTGCGCGAGTTACCGTTCGCGGTATTGATCCGGCCATGAATATGGTAACCCTGAACGGTCGTAATATGCCTGCGGTGACGAATGACGGCGGTGCGGGCGATCGCTCCAGCCGCGCTTTTGACTTCGCCTCGCTGGCGGCTGAGAGCGTGAGTGGAGTTGAAATTTACAAAACCTCTCGCGCCGACTTTTCCGGCGGTGGTTTGGGCGCAACTATTAACTTAAATACCGTTCGTCCATTAGATGTGGGTGATATAAAAGCTTCAGCGGCGGTGAAGGCTGTACACGATACCACTATCAACCGCGGCGGTGACGGTCGCGAAGTGACCCCTGAACTTTCGGGTATTTTTTCTTGGGCCAATGATGAAAGCACTTTTGGTGTCGCCTTAAGCGCCGCCTATCAGGAGCGCGACAACGTACGTTCCAATGCTTTTGTGAACAATTGGCAATTGCGTGAAGTGGCCGCCGATGGTACCCATGGCGATACTCCGGAAGGTGCGGAAATTACCAATCCTTTGTCTCCGGGTGATATGTATGCAATTCCAACTGACTTGCGCTTTGCTCTGGAAGATAACCACCGCGAACGTACTAATGGTCAGTTGACCATGCAGTTTCGTCCGGTGGACACTCTGACTGCGACGGTTGATTACACGTACACTGAATATGATTTGGAGGCGACCCGTTCACAGCAATCGACCTGGTATAACGAAAGCGCTATTTCCGCGCTGCAGTTTGATCAGGGTGCCGAGATTGCTACGCCGGTTGTTTACTCTGAGACCTACGATGTGCAGGCGGGCAAAGATGTCTCTTTTGCGCAGCAGGATTATCAGGGAACCAGCAAAATGGAGTCTGCCGGTATCAATCTTGAGTGGGACGTGACCGAAAACTTCAGTTTGGTGCTGGATTATCATGACTCAACCGCGCGTAACAGTACCGATCAAACCGAGCTGGGTTTGAACGCTAATATTGTAACCTCTGAGTACTCTGACTGGCGCACTGATTTACCGGTTATGGGTATTACCTTCGATGATTCGCGTGAAGACAAAGGTAACAACAACGGTGTTCTCGATGGTGGTGATGTCAGCTCTGCTATGGGGGCTGCGCGCTGGGACCGCACCGAGACCAACATTCAGCAGCTGAAGATTGACGGTGATCTAGACCTGGGCGGTTTTGCGTTCTTTGAGGCCTTTGATATTTCCTTCGGTGTCGAAGATCGCAAAGATACCAATGAAACCATCGTGAATACCGGCGAGACCCCGCGCGTCACCATGGGTAACTGGGGCGGCGTTGATCCTGATGTGTTTGGCAGTGATTGGGCCACTTACTTTTCTCCGCGCGATTTCGGCGAAGGCTTCCCGAGCTTTGATGATGCTACTAGTGATCCGAAGTTTCTGGATTATGGTCTGGACGGCGATTTCAACTCTATTAAGCGTTCCATTGAAACCGCTTATGCCAACGCGCAAACCCGTATTCGCATTAACGGCGATGATCCCACCACGGTAGACGATCCATCAACTCCTGATGAAGTGGAAAACGTGGAAAGCTACTATTGGGTGACCGCGCTCGATGCCGACGGTGAGCACTGGAAAAACCGCGATACGCAGTTAACCCCGGATAACTTTAACAACTTCCCTAATGGCAAAGTTGAGCCCACTAATGTGATTGCTACCGATCGCACGATTGTGGAAGAGGTTCAGGCCGCTTACGTACAGTTCCATGGTGGTTTTGACTTGGGTGGATTAGAGTCAAACTTGGTGTTGGGTTTGCGGTACGAAGAAACTGACTTGACCTCCATGGCCGTGGTTACTGCACCGGTCAACCAGAGCTGGGATGGCGATAATGACTGGTCGCTCGTTTATGGTGGCGGTTTATCGACCACTGTGACTGAGTCCAACAGTTACGATAATTTCTTGCCTAATATCGATTTTGATATCACCTTGATGCAAGATTTGAAGCTGCGCGCCTCGTATAACGTCACTATTGCCCGACCTTCGTACAATAATCTCCGTGCCGTTGATACTGTTGATAACCAGTATCTTAAGCAGGCCGGTGGTGGTAACCCGATGCTGACACCGCTCGAGTCGCAAAATATCGATCTGTCGGTGGAGTGGTACTACGGTGATTCCAGCTATATGTCGGTTGCGGTGTTCCAGAAGGAGGTGTCTGACTTTATCGGTACCACTGTGGTGCAAGACGAAGTTTTCGGTCTGCGTGATCCTCGCATGGGCGAACGCTTTGAGCAGGCAATTGCCGATATCGAAGAGCGTCGTGCAAATGGTGAACTCGCTCGCGATGGCAACTTGTGGAACCCCAATAGCGAAGCTCATCAGCACGATATGATGCTGATTAACGAAGGCTTGGACCCTAACGATGAGTCCACGTCGATCTTGGCAAATAGCACTGACCCGATTCAAATGTGGGATAAGTCTATTCCGAGCAACTTCCAGGACGACACCATCACCGGTGCCGAGCTGTCGATACAGCACTTCTTCGGTGAAAGCGGGTTTGGTGTTCAGGCCAACTACACCTTAGTGGATTCTGACTTGACAGTTGACAATACGAGTCAAGTGGAACAGTTCGCGATGTTGGGTGTAAGCGATACCTCTAACCTGGCGCTGATTTACGATAAAGACCGCTTCCGTGCTCGGGTGACTTATAACTGGCGTGACAAGTACCTGACCAGCCTGGCTCAGGGTGGTAACAATGCCCCGGGTTATGTGGACGAGTACTCGCAAATCGACTTTAGCCTGGGTTACGACATCACTGACAACTTTACTGTGACAGCGGAAGGCTTGAACGTGACTGGCGAAGATTCTCGTCTGTATGGCCGTTCTGAACGCCAGATGTTTAGCTTGGAAGACTTGGGTGCACGTTATGCTCTAGGGGCGCGTTACACCTTCTAA